From Chryseobacterium joostei, the proteins below share one genomic window:
- the ccoS gene encoding cbb3-type cytochrome oxidase assembly protein CcoS yields the protein MDILYLMIVCSVSLAAIFLVVFIVYARKGQFEDDESPAVRILFDDERVKEKDENGDNNKDGKEIGENNKN from the coding sequence ATGGATATTCTATATTTAATGATCGTCTGCAGTGTTTCTTTAGCTGCCATTTTCTTGGTCGTATTTATAGTGTATGCCAGAAAAGGACAGTTTGAAGATGATGAATCTCCTGCTGTCAGAATCCTTTTTGATGATGAAAGAGTCAAAGAAAAAGATGAGAATGGCGACAATAATAAAGACGGAAAAGAGATAGGAGAAAATAATAAAAATTGA
- the ccoN gene encoding cytochrome-c oxidase, cbb3-type subunit I, translating to METQKFSYDNSIVRAFLYATIIFGFIGFTFGLTAALMLFYPELPEFLFGTDDTTINSLSSGNIQGLINTHGAFGFGRIRMLHTNTVIFAFVCNIVYVGVYYSTQRLLKTRMYSDTLSWIHFWTWQFMIVATFITFFMGINTSKEYAEHEWPIDILIAISWIIFGVNMILTISKRRVRHLYVAIWFYLGTWVAVAMLHIFNNLEVPLSFTGWKSYSAYAGAKDAIVQWWYGHNAVAFVLTTPVLGLMYYFLPKAADRPVFSYKLSIIHFWSLIFVYIWAGPHHLQYTALPAWAQAVGTGFSIMLIAPSWGGMLNGLLTLRGAWDKVRENPILKFFVVAVTCYGMATFEGPLLATKNINKIGHFTDWVIGHVHLGALGWNGFMAFGVIYYLVPIMWRTKIWSVKLANWHFWLGTLGIIFYAVPMYISGFTQGLMWKQFNPDGTLLWKNWLDTVTAIIPYFKMRFLGGIFYISGAILMIVNVIATVRQGSFQKEVPAEAPALANIGNKRKEGEGFHLWLERMPLLLTVLSLCTISIGSMVEIIPTLSLKKSVPTISAVKPYSPLELEGRDIYIREGCNACHSQMIRPFRDEITRFNGKNGQYSKAGEFIYDRPFLWGSKRTGPDLHREGGKNPSSWHYKHMYNPRSTSAGSIMPRYPWLIATDLDRSKMVDKMKLMKNTFDVPYTKAQIDSADKWANNQSAKIVKDIFSEANDLKEAYAKRPQGELEKKEIVALISYLQRLGTDIKTTEIKTASNN from the coding sequence ATGGAAACACAAAAGTTTAGTTATGACAATAGTATTGTCCGTGCGTTCCTCTATGCGACCATCATCTTTGGTTTCATAGGATTTACGTTCGGGCTTACGGCGGCATTAATGCTTTTCTACCCTGAATTACCGGAATTCTTATTCGGTACAGATGATACAACCATTAATAGTTTATCATCAGGTAACATTCAAGGGTTAATAAACACTCATGGAGCATTTGGTTTTGGTAGAATCAGGATGTTGCACACCAACACCGTGATCTTTGCGTTCGTGTGTAATATTGTTTATGTTGGAGTGTATTACTCTACGCAAAGATTATTAAAAACAAGAATGTACAGTGATACATTATCTTGGATCCATTTTTGGACTTGGCAGTTTATGATCGTAGCTACGTTCATTACATTCTTTATGGGTATCAATACTTCTAAGGAATATGCTGAGCATGAATGGCCAATTGATATATTAATTGCGATATCTTGGATCATTTTCGGGGTCAATATGATTCTAACCATTTCAAAAAGAAGAGTAAGACACCTTTATGTAGCCATTTGGTTCTATCTTGGTACTTGGGTTGCAGTAGCAATGCTTCATATCTTCAACAATCTTGAAGTTCCATTATCTTTCACTGGCTGGAAATCTTATTCTGCATATGCAGGAGCAAAAGATGCCATTGTACAATGGTGGTATGGTCACAATGCGGTAGCATTCGTTTTGACAACTCCGGTTTTAGGTTTAATGTATTATTTCTTACCAAAAGCGGCAGACAGACCAGTATTCTCATATAAACTGTCTATTATTCACTTTTGGTCACTAATCTTTGTATATATCTGGGCTGGTCCTCACCACCTTCAGTATACGGCTCTTCCGGCATGGGCACAGGCAGTAGGAACAGGTTTCTCTATTATGCTTATTGCACCATCTTGGGGAGGTATGTTAAATGGTCTTCTAACCTTAAGAGGAGCTTGGGATAAAGTAAGAGAAAACCCTATTCTTAAGTTCTTCGTAGTAGCAGTTACTTGTTATGGTATGGCAACGTTTGAAGGACCGCTTTTAGCAACTAAAAACATCAATAAAATTGGTCACTTTACAGACTGGGTTATCGGTCACGTACACTTAGGAGCTCTTGGATGGAATGGTTTCATGGCATTCGGGGTTATCTATTACTTGGTACCAATTATGTGGAGAACAAAAATTTGGTCTGTAAAATTAGCTAACTGGCACTTCTGGTTAGGGACATTAGGAATTATTTTCTATGCAGTACCAATGTATATTTCTGGATTCACACAAGGATTAATGTGGAAGCAGTTCAACCCAGACGGAACCTTATTATGGAAAAACTGGTTGGATACTGTAACGGCTATTATTCCTTACTTTAAAATGAGATTCTTAGGAGGTATCTTCTATATTTCAGGAGCTATCCTAATGATTGTAAACGTTATTGCTACGGTAAGACAAGGATCATTCCAAAAAGAGGTTCCTGCAGAAGCACCAGCTTTAGCTAACATCGGAAACAAACGTAAAGAAGGAGAAGGATTCCACCTTTGGTTGGAAAGAATGCCATTATTGTTAACAGTATTGTCATTGTGTACAATTTCAATTGGAAGTATGGTAGAAATTATCCCTACCCTATCTCTTAAGAAAAGTGTTCCTACAATATCAGCAGTAAAACCTTATTCTCCACTTGAATTAGAGGGTAGAGATATCTATATTCGTGAAGGTTGTAACGCTTGTCACTCTCAGATGATCAGACCGTTCAGAGATGAGATTACAAGATTCAACGGTAAAAACGGACAATACTCTAAAGCAGGAGAATTTATATATGACAGACCATTCCTATGGGGTTCTAAAAGAACAGGACCGGATTTACATAGAGAAGGTGGTAAAAACCCAAGTTCTTGGCACTACAAGCACATGTATAACCCAAGATCTACTTCTGCAGGTTCCATTATGCCTCGTTACCCTTGGTTAATCGCTACTGACTTAGACAGATCTAAAATGGTAGATAAAATGAAGCTGATGAAGAATACGTTTGATGTACCTTATACAAAGGCTCAAATTGATTCTGCAGACAAATGGGCAAATAACCAATCGGCAAAAATTGTAAAAGATATCTTCTCTGAAGCAAATGACTTGAAAGAGGCTTATGCTAAGAGACCTCAGGGAGAATTAGAGAAAAAAGAAATTGTAGCTCTTATTTCTTATCTTCAGAGATTAGGAACTGATATCAAGACAACTGAAATCAAAACAGCAAGTAATAACTAA
- a CDS encoding cbb3-type cytochrome oxidase subunit 3 — MIPQNFKDILSNTENAGFYQTLALIFFMLFFVALIIYVFSKPKKYYKEEEEAPLGDDEDDDFNLKN; from the coding sequence ATGATTCCTCAGAACTTTAAAGATATATTATCCAATACGGAAAATGCTGGGTTTTACCAGACTCTGGCTCTGATTTTCTTTATGCTGTTCTTCGTAGCTTTGATAATCTATGTTTTTAGCAAGCCTAAAAAATATTACAAAGAAGAAGAAGAAGCACCACTTGGGGATGATGAAGATGACGATTTTAATTTAAAAAATTAA
- a CDS encoding cbb3-type cytochrome c oxidase N-terminal domain-containing protein: MKQRTPVIVNILIIIGLLIVFYYLFVQSYAFLASPYFWGTVVIAGILAYIHSAIGDLIENNKFKTLSPEEKAAYLAEKKIPFLKRMYDAAFKKQSASEEKDILIDHGFDGIMELDNQLPKWWVGLFYFGTAFCIVYIAAYSFTDFAHPLSEYEKEYKEQMASIAKYESEQPPVTIETAKYSADNIAEGKELFKTNCASCHKEDGSGGIGPNLTDNFWINQPEKTLFKNVFHMDWNGSPTNPAMRAFGKNGEVSGAEIEKIAAYVYHINQEVAPVTQAQGGAAPQGTEAHWEKE; this comes from the coding sequence ATGAAACAAAGAACACCTGTTATCGTAAACATCTTAATAATAATCGGACTTTTAATCGTTTTTTATTATTTGTTTGTACAGAGCTACGCGTTCCTAGCTTCGCCTTACTTCTGGGGAACTGTTGTAATTGCTGGTATTCTAGCATACATCCACAGTGCTATTGGAGATTTGATTGAAAACAATAAATTCAAAACTTTATCTCCGGAAGAAAAAGCAGCTTATTTAGCTGAGAAGAAGATTCCTTTCTTAAAAAGAATGTACGATGCTGCATTCAAGAAGCAATCTGCTTCAGAAGAAAAAGATATCCTTATCGACCACGGTTTCGATGGTATCATGGAATTGGATAACCAGTTACCAAAATGGTGGGTAGGTTTATTCTATTTTGGGACTGCTTTTTGTATTGTATACATTGCAGCTTATTCTTTCACAGATTTCGCTCATCCATTAAGCGAATATGAAAAAGAATACAAGGAGCAAATGGCAAGCATTGCGAAGTATGAAAGCGAGCAGCCTCCTGTAACAATTGAAACAGCTAAATATTCAGCTGACAACATTGCAGAAGGTAAAGAATTATTTAAAACTAACTGTGCATCTTGTCACAAAGAAGATGGTAGTGGAGGTATCGGACCAAACTTGACCGATAACTTCTGGATCAACCAGCCAGAGAAGACGTTATTCAAGAACGTATTCCATATGGACTGGAATGGTTCTCCTACTAACCCTGCGATGAGAGCATTTGGTAAAAACGGAGAGGTTTCCGGAGCTGAAATTGAAAAGATTGCAGCTTATGTATATCACATCAACCAGGAAGTAGCACCAGTGACTCAGGCTCAAGGAGGAGCAGCTCCTCAAGGAACTGAAGCACATTGGGAAAAAGAATAA
- the ccoG gene encoding cytochrome c oxidase accessory protein CcoG: protein MSDIEEIEVRGGQGQVLDPETYRDSIGTMEQSGKRRWVFPRKPKGKYTNYRNLVSYLLLIIYFALPFIKINGNPLLLFNVIDREFFIFGQPFYPQDFFILTLGAIASLIFIIVFTIAFGRIFCGWICPQTIFMESIFRKIEYLIEGDRNKQMKLDRQEWNSEKIWKRSLKWSVYVIISLIITHFMFMYIVGYEEVIKIVSEGPFAHPTNFIVMILLTAAFYFVFAWFREQVCTLVCPYGRLQGVLIDKDTINVFYDFKRGENRSKWRKGEDRKAAGKGDCIDCHQCVVVCPTGIDIRDGQQLECINCTACIDACDEVMEKVGLPKGLVRYASENEIEKETQFKFTGRMKGFSIFLFLLVGFLGYLLYSRGEMEAKFIKPAGSTFFVKDGKIINTYNYTFLNKTNDKKIVTIKVIDPAHGEITYSASSKIQVDRDKISKGTINISFPENEMRLSKQNITIGVYDMKGKLVDSYQTYFEGPFKLQF from the coding sequence ATGTCAGACATAGAAGAAATAGAAGTACGAGGCGGACAGGGACAGGTTCTGGACCCTGAGACTTACAGAGATTCTATCGGGACAATGGAGCAATCCGGTAAAAGAAGATGGGTATTTCCAAGAAAGCCTAAAGGGAAATACACCAACTATAGAAATCTTGTAAGCTATCTTTTATTAATTATTTACTTTGCATTGCCGTTCATTAAAATTAATGGCAATCCATTATTATTGTTTAATGTAATAGACAGAGAGTTTTTTATCTTTGGACAACCTTTCTATCCTCAGGACTTTTTTATCCTTACTTTAGGTGCCATCGCATCCTTAATTTTTATTATTGTTTTTACGATTGCGTTCGGAAGAATTTTCTGCGGGTGGATATGCCCTCAGACAATTTTTATGGAATCTATCTTCCGTAAAATCGAATATCTGATTGAAGGTGACCGAAATAAGCAAATGAAGCTGGACAGACAGGAATGGAATAGTGAGAAGATCTGGAAAAGAAGCTTAAAATGGTCTGTTTATGTTATTATTTCATTAATCATTACTCACTTTATGTTCATGTATATTGTGGGCTATGAAGAAGTAATTAAAATTGTTTCCGAAGGACCGTTTGCACATCCTACCAATTTTATCGTAATGATTCTTCTTACCGCTGCATTTTACTTTGTATTTGCATGGTTCAGAGAACAGGTATGTACATTGGTTTGCCCATATGGTAGACTTCAGGGTGTACTGATTGATAAAGATACGATCAATGTTTTTTATGATTTCAAGAGAGGAGAAAACAGATCAAAATGGAGAAAAGGAGAAGACAGAAAGGCAGCAGGTAAAGGAGATTGTATCGACTGTCATCAGTGTGTCGTGGTATGTCCTACAGGAATTGATATCAGAGACGGACAACAGCTGGAGTGTATAAACTGTACAGCGTGTATTGATGCCTGTGATGAAGTAATGGAAAAAGTAGGCCTTCCGAAGGGACTTGTAAGATATGCTTCTGAAAATGAAATTGAGAAAGAAACTCAATTCAAGTTTACAGGAAGAATGAAAGGATTCAGTATCTTCTTATTCCTTTTGGTGGGATTCTTAGGATATCTGCTTTACAGCCGTGGAGAAATGGAAGCTAAATTTATTAAACCGGCAGGTAGTACATTCTTTGTAAAAGATGGAAAAATTATCAATACCTATAATTATACATTCTTAAACAAAACAAATGACAAAAAGATCGTTACCATTAAGGTAATAGATCCTGCTCATGGAGAAATCACATATAGTGCTTCAAGTAAGATACAAGTAGACAGAGACAAAATTTCCAAGGGAACCATTAATATCAGCTTCCCTGAGAATGAAATGAGGCTATCTAAACAGAATATTACCATCGGGGTTTATGATATGAAAGGTAAACTCGTAGATTCTTACCAGACTTATTTTGAAGGACCATTCAAACTGCAATTTTAA
- a CDS encoding FixH family protein, giving the protein MKNFSWGHGVVIALFAFIVFILSMMFLFPNGQKNSEMVTDNYYEEELQYQDVIDAKKRADELQEKPVYSQEANGIKITFPKEYNNSNTTVKFVLNRTDDQNLDIKKSVELDANQTFMIPAQVLKMGNYTLRLSWTKDKTDYRMDYDVIWK; this is encoded by the coding sequence ATGAAGAACTTTAGTTGGGGACACGGTGTTGTAATTGCATTATTTGCATTCATAGTTTTTATACTATCCATGATGTTTCTTTTCCCGAACGGGCAGAAGAACTCAGAAATGGTAACGGACAATTACTATGAAGAAGAGCTACAATACCAAGATGTAATTGATGCCAAGAAAAGAGCTGATGAGTTACAGGAAAAACCTGTATACAGTCAGGAAGCTAATGGAATTAAAATCACTTTTCCAAAAGAATATAATAATTCTAATACTACGGTAAAATTTGTTTTAAACAGAACCGACGACCAGAATTTAGACATTAAAAAATCTGTAGAGCTTGATGCCAACCAAACTTTTATGATACCTGCACAGGTATTGAAAATGGGAAATTATACCCTAAGATTGAGTTGGACAAAAGACAAAACAGACTATAGAATGGATTATGACGTGATATGGAAATAG
- a CDS encoding sulfite exporter TauE/SafE family protein, which produces MEIGLIVSAIALGFASGFHCIGMCGPIALSMGLTKKQAANFYLQNLTYQFGRIFTYSLLGALLGIIGQGFEMAGFQKYLTITAGVLLIIMAVFSFGGKDFASKIPFLSKFLYSVKLNLGRLLQKADYRSRFTTGILNGFLPCGMVYMALTASLAGGGIWQGALYMALFGLGTLPFMFAVVLAGNLMNQAFRIKVLKAVPVIMIILGGLFILRGLELGIPYVSPKAEAMTISKDPNEAVNCH; this is translated from the coding sequence ATGGAAATAGGACTTATTGTATCGGCTATTGCTTTAGGCTTCGCTTCCGGTTTTCATTGCATCGGAATGTGTGGACCTATTGCTTTATCGATGGGATTAACCAAAAAACAAGCTGCCAATTTCTATCTTCAGAATCTCACCTATCAATTTGGAAGAATATTCACTTATTCATTACTGGGTGCACTCTTGGGGATTATTGGACAAGGGTTTGAGATGGCAGGATTTCAGAAATATCTGACAATTACTGCAGGTGTTCTGCTTATTATCATGGCTGTATTTTCTTTTGGAGGAAAAGATTTTGCTTCAAAAATTCCATTTCTATCCAAGTTTTTATACTCGGTAAAGTTAAACTTAGGACGATTACTTCAAAAAGCAGACTACCGCTCCAGATTTACAACCGGAATTCTTAATGGTTTCTTACCATGCGGAATGGTTTACATGGCTCTTACAGCAAGTCTGGCAGGCGGCGGAATATGGCAGGGAGCTTTATATATGGCTTTATTCGGATTGGGAACACTTCCATTCATGTTTGCCGTTGTTTTGGCCGGAAACCTCATGAATCAAGCTTTTAGAATAAAAGTTTTAAAAGCCGTACCCGTGATTATGATCATTCTGGGAGGTCTGTTCATTCTGAGAGGCCTGGAACTTGGAATCCCTTATGTTTCTCCGAAAGCAGAAGCTATGACTATTTCCAAAGATCCGAACGAAGCTGTTAATTGCCATTAA
- the serS gene encoding serine--tRNA ligase, which produces MLQVNFLRDNKERVLEGLKKRQFKNLELVDEAISTDEERKRIQFELDSQLSEINKISKEIGLLMKEGKKEEAESAKSKTAQYKESSSELKSQLEVKETELLNILYQIPNIPNELVKSGASADDNEIIFQSHTVEGLGEGAIPHWELAKKYNLIDFELGVKIAGAGFPVYLGKGARLQRALVQYFLDKNVEKGYTEVNPPHVVNEASGFGTGQLPDKEGQMYYINEDKLYLIPTAEVPVTNLYRDVLLEEKDLPIKNTAFSQCYRREAGSYGAHVRGLNRLHQFEKVEIVRIEKPENSYAVLEEMVEHIKEILTDLELPFRVLRLCGGDTGFAAAMTYDFEVWSAAQEMWLEVSSVSNFETFQANRLKCRFKADGKSQLVHTLNGSAMALPRIMAALLENNQTAEGIKLPKKIAEYARFDVIN; this is translated from the coding sequence ATGTTACAAGTCAATTTTTTACGCGACAATAAAGAACGCGTTTTAGAAGGTCTTAAAAAAAGACAATTCAAGAATCTTGAGTTGGTAGACGAAGCTATTTCTACTGACGAAGAAAGAAAAAGAATCCAATTTGAATTAGATTCCCAGCTTTCCGAGATCAACAAAATCTCCAAGGAAATTGGACTTTTGATGAAGGAGGGAAAGAAAGAAGAGGCGGAATCGGCAAAGTCTAAAACAGCACAGTACAAAGAGTCGAGTTCAGAATTGAAATCCCAGCTAGAAGTTAAGGAAACTGAATTATTAAATATTCTGTATCAAATTCCAAACATTCCCAATGAATTGGTGAAAAGTGGGGCTTCAGCTGATGATAATGAAATTATTTTCCAGTCTCATACAGTGGAGGGTCTTGGTGAAGGAGCTATTCCTCACTGGGAACTTGCAAAGAAATATAACCTGATTGATTTTGAACTAGGAGTGAAGATTGCTGGTGCCGGTTTTCCTGTTTATTTAGGAAAGGGAGCAAGATTGCAGAGAGCTCTAGTTCAATATTTCCTGGATAAAAATGTGGAAAAAGGGTATACTGAAGTAAACCCGCCTCACGTTGTAAATGAAGCTTCTGGTTTTGGAACAGGGCAGTTGCCTGATAAAGAGGGGCAAATGTATTATATCAATGAAGATAAACTATATCTGATCCCTACAGCAGAGGTCCCTGTAACCAACCTTTACCGTGATGTATTGTTAGAGGAAAAAGATCTTCCAATTAAAAATACTGCATTCTCTCAATGCTACAGAAGAGAAGCGGGAAGTTATGGTGCTCATGTAAGAGGGTTAAACCGTCTTCACCAATTTGAAAAAGTAGAAATCGTAAGAATTGAAAAACCGGAAAACTCTTATGCTGTTTTGGAAGAAATGGTAGAGCATATCAAGGAAATCCTTACTGATCTTGAACTTCCTTTCAGAGTTCTAAGACTTTGTGGTGGTGATACTGGTTTTGCGGCGGCTATGACGTATGACTTTGAGGTTTGGAGTGCTGCACAGGAAATGTGGTTAGAAGTAAGTTCTGTATCTAACTTTGAAACATTCCAGGCTAACAGACTTAAATGTCGTTTCAAAGCAGATGGTAAGTCTCAATTGGTTCATACCTTAAACGGATCTGCAATGGCATTACCAAGGATTATGGCTGCATTGCTAGAAAATAACCAGACTGCGGAGGGAATTAAGCTTCCAAAGAAGATTGCAGAATATGCAAGATTTGATGTTATAAACTAA
- a CDS encoding oligosaccharide flippase family protein translates to MNSLKDFIRAFFANKGQHVFLSLLITKICAFSGSLFMIRILPEKDFGLLSIVASVFAIFAPFSGFGSSQSLIRFGSLSSSDDEKKELSAYLFRKGFLYHLILSSVFFLLAFFYVTHYSYIFYIFFFFTVRLIGVYFLSHIQAERRIYLKNKEFAMVNNVVNISGLLMMIVFSLFWGLYGYLIANAISPFLSLFWFKGPLPKITNLSLKFTTKEIWSFALHASITALLSDAFFSADILLLNFFKNESVVANYKVALLIPANITFLALSFMQSDYPVLAKNHRNKSFLRNYIINYYKIFIPISLLILIVGCFLSSFIIRIFFGEQYTDNSFAFSLLLGVFCGSMLLRNLYGNLLSAVGLMKMNTFFSILSLLLLAVFSYFLVPKSGVVGMAISLGATLTFVGFLMMFSFFSYLRKLK, encoded by the coding sequence ATGAACAGTTTAAAAGATTTTATCAGGGCTTTTTTTGCCAATAAAGGACAGCATGTATTTTTATCTTTGCTGATTACGAAGATATGCGCATTTTCAGGATCTCTCTTCATGATCAGAATCTTGCCGGAAAAAGACTTTGGGCTATTGAGTATTGTTGCTTCTGTTTTTGCAATCTTCGCGCCCTTTAGTGGGTTCGGAAGCTCTCAAAGTCTTATCAGATTCGGATCACTAAGTAGTTCTGATGATGAAAAAAAAGAATTGTCAGCTTATCTTTTTAGAAAAGGATTTTTATATCATCTTATCTTAAGTTCTGTATTTTTTTTATTAGCCTTTTTTTATGTAACTCATTATTCATACATCTTTTATATCTTTTTTTTCTTTACCGTTCGTCTGATTGGAGTCTACTTTCTTAGTCATATTCAGGCAGAGCGTCGTATTTATTTAAAGAATAAGGAATTTGCAATGGTCAATAACGTTGTCAATATTTCAGGATTATTGATGATGATTGTTTTCTCACTATTTTGGGGATTGTACGGATATCTGATTGCCAATGCAATATCTCCGTTTCTTTCTCTTTTTTGGTTTAAAGGGCCGCTGCCAAAAATTACAAACCTTTCATTAAAATTTACTACAAAAGAAATCTGGAGCTTTGCATTACACGCTTCTATAACTGCGCTCTTGTCGGATGCTTTCTTCTCTGCAGATATACTTTTACTGAATTTTTTCAAAAATGAGAGCGTCGTAGCCAATTATAAGGTAGCGTTGCTTATTCCCGCAAACATTACCTTTTTAGCTCTTTCTTTTATGCAGAGTGATTATCCGGTTCTTGCTAAAAATCATCGCAATAAATCCTTTCTAAGAAATTATATCATTAATTACTATAAGATCTTTATCCCTATATCTCTGTTGATATTGATTGTGGGATGCTTCTTAAGTAGTTTTATAATTCGTATTTTCTTTGGAGAACAATACACTGACAACTCATTTGCCTTCTCACTTTTGCTGGGGGTATTTTGTGGAAGTATGTTATTGAGAAACCTATATGGAAATCTGTTATCTGCAGTTGGATTGATGAAAATGAATACCTTTTTTTCCATTCTATCTTTGCTTCTTTTAGCTGTTTTTTCTTATTTTTTGGTTCCAAAGTCAGGAGTAGTTGGGATGGCAATTTCCTTGGGAGCTACATTAACTTTTGTTGGATTTTTAATGATGTTTTCATTTTTCTCTTATCTTAGAAAGTTGAAATAA
- a CDS encoding glycosyltransferase, producing MKILFISSWFPNKLEPTNGNFVQRHAEAVASLHEVEILHAIGDPAQDQEFIFDDQKINGIRTLVVYYKSSKNPVLNFRNRMQAYQKGFLELQKPDLVHANILHNSMFFAVYLKEKYRIPFVISEHWSGFLPINRSKLSFIGILTARYIARRASCLLPVSSILKDNLKELKIGKNFKVIGNVVNTELFSPKEKQHKAFIFLHISNLIPLKNPDAIIEAAVRLRKDFKNFDLQIGGDGDVKQLNKLIEKHDGQSYIKTFGEISHAEVAEKMKKSDCFVLFSDYESFSCVLLESLSSGVPVIATRVGAIPEIIGENHGIVIERSEEELYTAMKNMLNGDYKADSPEELHQYVVEKFSVPAIANEFNKAYKNII from the coding sequence TTGAAAATCCTGTTTATTTCCTCATGGTTTCCGAACAAGCTGGAGCCTACTAATGGCAACTTTGTACAGCGTCACGCAGAAGCCGTGGCGTCGTTACATGAGGTAGAAATATTGCATGCTATAGGAGATCCTGCCCAGGATCAGGAATTTATTTTCGATGATCAGAAGATCAACGGAATAAGAACACTTGTGGTGTACTACAAAAGCTCTAAAAATCCGGTATTGAATTTTAGAAATAGAATGCAGGCTTATCAAAAAGGTTTTCTGGAGTTGCAAAAACCAGATTTGGTACATGCAAACATATTGCACAATTCCATGTTTTTTGCTGTTTATTTAAAGGAAAAATACAGGATTCCGTTTGTGATCTCAGAACATTGGTCAGGTTTTCTTCCGATAAACAGATCCAAACTTTCATTTATAGGCATTCTTACGGCACGATATATTGCCCGAAGAGCCTCTTGTTTACTTCCTGTGAGTAGTATTCTGAAAGATAATCTAAAGGAACTGAAAATAGGTAAAAACTTTAAGGTTATTGGAAATGTAGTCAATACAGAACTATTTTCCCCGAAAGAAAAACAACATAAAGCTTTTATATTTCTTCATATATCGAATCTTATTCCCCTTAAAAACCCGGATGCTATCATTGAAGCCGCAGTTCGGCTTAGAAAAGATTTTAAGAACTTTGATCTCCAGATTGGAGGTGACGGAGATGTAAAACAATTGAATAAGCTCATTGAAAAGCATGATGGACAAAGCTACATCAAAACATTTGGTGAAATTTCACATGCAGAAGTTGCTGAAAAAATGAAAAAAAGTGATTGCTTTGTTCTTTTCAGTGACTATGAGAGCTTCTCTTGTGTCCTATTAGAATCTCTTTCTTCCGGTGTTCCGGTAATTGCAACTCGTGTAGGGGCAATTCCTGAAATTATTGGAGAAAATCATGGAATCGTTATTGAAAGATCTGAAGAAGAGCTTTATACAGCAATGAAAAATATGCTGAATGGAGATTACAAGGCAGATTCTCCGGAAGAACTTCATCAATATGTTGTCGAAAAGTTTTCAGTACCAGCCATTGCAAACGAATTTAACAAAGCATATAAAAATATTATATAA